In the uncultured Methanobacterium sp. genome, one interval contains:
- a CDS encoding right-handed parallel beta-helix repeat-containing protein codes for MLVKRNNGKLMILVLLALFLFFVCSVGAVSAANVYNISNESYDNYFNESGYINDSSIQSGDVLDYSGTIIGKDMYIDRPLNITSSDKTGTIRNGSFIILAAGSGTNVSGLFISSTDKSGVVIGGSGCLVSGNVIVADPVGYAVNVVGSSNTVTHNYLYSNNGNKQGDDAVNGNGVINNITANYEVPYGSLISSTFFGGNSTDRIAGDYGNNVVVAPDGSFYMVGSTTSADLPVKNAADSTANGYSDVFVAHYSSNMSQLLACTYLGGSGQDYGYDIAVASDGSVYVTGYTSSADFPVNSGVYDNTRGGTGDVFVAKYNSALSQLLSCTYLGGSGDNDYGYGITVAGDGSVFVTGSTTSTDFAAVTEYGYQQNLTGVAYDSFVAKFDNTLSTLSACTYFGGSGNDYGYAVDTDGAGNVYITGKTASSSGFTTGGAFDTSRGGANDGFVAKFNSTLNQLLACTYFGGSGSADDAYDLEVGADGSVYIAGYTNSNDLPVTGGACDATRGGSSDGYVARLNTNLTSLLASTYYGGSGVEKAYGISVDGLGRVYICGYTDSTDLPTSAGAYCRMNSGGQDAFVACFNNSLSSLSYGSYYGGSGDDVACGLVLASGNRLVMVGNTGSANLPVKNAVDDSFNNDTDVFTSQWFMGDHVEVPVANFTSDVVNGDAPVTVHFADASSNCPTGWEWDFNGDGIPDSTQQNPVWIYNTTGNYTVMLRVRNSVGSDEEVKTGYITVNVPVLPVADFNATVTAAGVITTVTVYPVNRTVQFTDESSNDPTNWGWDFNNDGVVDSTQQNPTYVYSDPGVYSVTLTASNLAGSNTKTKVNYITVASKLAIYSTAESNANLGAPDSGIPGFVGSEGDGVANLGGTGNNYVNPVFKEWASTVVDYSPANQTITATFTNATKTLGPVTGDNFDIVSLGDLTLEQLQEGQQPGSITLGFNTSIANGVGADFVVFENGFISAGGAGVAGEIFGELGYVEVSTDGITFVRFPSVSLTSGLVGGYGTVNPTNIYNLVGKHCNAYGVSWGTPFNLEDLINSTEVLKGLVDLNNIKYVKIIDIPGCGFFRDADGLPIYDAWVTWGSGGLDLDAVGVINTAYQPVANFTADVTNGVGPLTVQFTDTSSGPTSWSWDFDGDGVIDSTLQNPSWTYISTGVYNVSLFVGNAVGNSTLTKTGFINVLGSVFNSRTNSSYVSIQGAIDDVSTLAGDIIIVNVGNYTENVVVNKNLVLSALGFVNISALNSSSPVFLVTGSGSGSTIAGFVISGGSSGICFEDACNCTIANNTLQNNQEGVLIQGDSDNNLVEGNVIRNSTWNGVLISGSLSNQNRIINSEISGNGQGITLSGAVNNLVLGNNVTGNGWAGIWLYGASNNVIGIFNVVSGNMEGIVLQNYSMFNNVTGNVIRDNAWNGVLVPDASSTGNRIVNNIEVSGNDVGIKLYYATLNVVEGNNVTGNDWAGIWLYNATYNTIGNANTVSGNQEGIVLQNNANNNVISGNIVRNNTWNGILVPDVTSNNNQIINNTEISGNNVGIDLFYAIGNSVQGNNVTGNDWAGIWVYNGVNNTITNGNTLSSNPEGIFIEDSSNIVVSGNSLVNNLRNGVYISNSSLVQVTGNGNISGNQVGVGLASSSNCQISNNTVSGNGWLGVWANNAHDSTIMGNLISANGQEGVLIENGAYNVTVSQNTIRNNTYHGIIVVGADNNTIDNNTEISGNNIGVLLQSASGNVVSSNLVTGSGWIGVCVLDTSLNNQVLSNNITDNPVGVRVDTDSSSNVVNNNSITGSQYGLTYAGTNNTLNATSNWWGSNDDPASQIHGNVNYTPWITH; via the coding sequence ATGTTGGTGAAAAGGAATAATGGTAAATTAATGATTTTAGTGTTGTTGGCATTATTTTTGTTTTTTGTTTGTAGTGTTGGTGCGGTTAGTGCGGCCAATGTTTATAATATCTCAAATGAGTCGTATGATAATTATTTCAATGAGTCTGGTTACATTAATGATTCGAGTATTCAATCCGGTGATGTATTAGATTATTCTGGTACGATCATTGGTAAGGATATGTATATTGATCGTCCCTTGAATATCACGAGCAGTGATAAAACTGGAACAATTCGGAATGGTTCTTTTATTATTCTGGCTGCTGGCTCTGGAACCAATGTTTCTGGTCTTTTTATCAGCAGTACTGATAAATCGGGTGTTGTTATAGGAGGTTCTGGTTGTCTTGTGTCCGGCAATGTTATAGTTGCGGATCCGGTGGGGTATGCGGTTAATGTAGTTGGATCTTCTAATACTGTTACTCATAATTATTTGTATTCTAATAATGGCAATAAGCAGGGTGATGATGCTGTTAACGGTAATGGTGTCATTAATAATATAACTGCTAATTATGAAGTCCCTTATGGATCGCTAATCAGTTCTACTTTTTTTGGGGGTAATTCAACTGATAGGATTGCCGGGGATTATGGTAATAATGTAGTTGTGGCTCCGGATGGTAGTTTTTATATGGTGGGATCCACTACTTCTGCAGATCTGCCTGTGAAAAATGCTGCTGATAGCACTGCCAATGGTTATAGTGATGTTTTTGTTGCCCATTATAGTAGTAACATGTCTCAACTTTTAGCCTGCACATATCTGGGTGGTTCTGGTCAGGATTATGGGTATGATATAGCAGTTGCAAGTGATGGTAGTGTTTATGTAACTGGATACACCAGTTCAGCAGATTTCCCAGTTAATTCAGGGGTTTATGATAATACGCGGGGTGGTACTGGGGATGTTTTTGTGGCCAAATATAATTCTGCTTTGAGTCAGTTGCTTTCCTGCACCTATCTGGGTGGTTCTGGTGATAATGATTATGGCTATGGTATAACTGTTGCGGGTGATGGTAGTGTTTTTGTCACGGGTTCTACAACATCAACTGACTTTGCTGCAGTCACAGAATATGGTTATCAGCAGAATTTGACTGGTGTTGCATATGATAGTTTTGTGGCTAAGTTTGATAATACTTTGAGTACTCTTTCTGCCTGCACTTATTTTGGTGGCAGTGGTAATGATTATGGTTATGCTGTGGACACAGATGGTGCTGGTAATGTTTACATCACGGGTAAAACTGCTTCTTCAAGTGGTTTTACTACAGGTGGTGCTTTTGACACCAGTCGGGGAGGGGCAAATGATGGTTTTGTGGCCAAGTTTAACAGTACATTAAATCAGCTTCTAGCCTGCACATACTTCGGAGGCAGTGGTTCTGCGGATGATGCCTATGATCTAGAAGTGGGGGCTGATGGTAGTGTCTATATCGCAGGATACACTAATTCCAATGACTTACCAGTTACTGGCGGTGCGTGTGATGCCACCAGAGGTGGGAGTAGTGATGGTTATGTGGCTCGGTTGAATACTAATTTGACTTCTTTGCTTGCTTCCACCTATTATGGTGGTTCTGGTGTAGAGAAGGCTTATGGTATTAGTGTGGATGGTCTTGGTAGGGTGTATATTTGCGGTTACACAGATTCAACTGATCTGCCTACTTCTGCTGGTGCCTATTGTCGAATGAATAGTGGTGGGCAGGATGCCTTTGTGGCCTGCTTTAATAATTCCCTTTCCTCTTTAAGTTATGGTTCTTATTATGGTGGTAGTGGGGATGATGTTGCGTGTGGTTTGGTTTTAGCAAGTGGAAATCGGCTTGTTATGGTGGGTAATACTGGTTCTGCTAATTTGCCAGTTAAAAATGCGGTTGATGATAGCTTCAATAATGATACGGATGTGTTCACATCCCAGTGGTTTATGGGTGATCATGTTGAAGTGCCGGTTGCTAATTTCACCTCTGATGTAGTTAATGGTGATGCTCCGGTGACTGTTCATTTTGCTGATGCATCATCTAACTGTCCTACTGGTTGGGAGTGGGACTTTAATGGTGATGGAATTCCTGACAGTACACAGCAGAATCCAGTTTGGATTTATAATACTACGGGTAATTACACGGTAATGCTTCGTGTGAGGAATTCTGTTGGTAGTGATGAAGAGGTTAAAACAGGTTATATCACGGTTAATGTGCCAGTGCTTCCAGTTGCTGATTTCAATGCTACAGTAACTGCAGCAGGTGTCATCACCACGGTAACTGTTTATCCGGTTAATAGGACTGTACAGTTTACTGATGAGTCCAGTAATGACCCTACCAATTGGGGTTGGGACTTTAATAATGATGGGGTGGTTGATTCAACACAGCAGAATCCCACTTATGTGTATTCTGATCCAGGTGTTTACTCGGTAACTTTAACTGCTTCAAATTTAGCAGGTTCTAATACAAAGACTAAAGTTAATTATATTACTGTTGCGTCAAAGTTGGCTATTTATTCTACTGCTGAATCTAATGCGAATTTGGGGGCTCCAGATTCGGGTATTCCGGGTTTCGTGGGGTCTGAGGGTGATGGTGTTGCTAATTTGGGTGGTACTGGGAATAATTATGTGAATCCGGTGTTTAAAGAATGGGCGTCAACGGTTGTTGATTATTCCCCCGCAAATCAGACAATCACTGCTACTTTTACAAATGCCACTAAAACATTGGGTCCAGTTACAGGGGATAACTTTGATATAGTGTCTCTGGGAGATTTGACCCTAGAACAATTGCAGGAAGGTCAACAACCGGGTTCTATCACTTTAGGTTTTAATACATCTATTGCAAATGGTGTTGGTGCTGATTTTGTTGTGTTTGAGAATGGTTTTATTTCTGCAGGTGGTGCGGGTGTTGCTGGTGAAATATTTGGAGAACTTGGTTATGTGGAGGTTTCCACAGATGGCATCACATTTGTTAGGTTCCCATCGGTATCATTAACATCTGGCTTAGTGGGTGGTTATGGAACTGTGAATCCTACTAATATCTACAACTTAGTAGGTAAACATTGTAATGCTTATGGTGTATCTTGGGGTACTCCTTTTAACTTGGAGGACTTGATAAACTCAACTGAGGTTCTTAAAGGACTTGTTGATTTGAACAACATCAAGTATGTCAAAATAATTGATATCCCGGGTTGTGGATTCTTTAGGGATGCTGATGGTCTCCCTATATATGATGCTTGGGTCACATGGGGATCTGGTGGTCTGGATTTGGATGCAGTTGGTGTAATCAACACTGCTTATCAACCGGTGGCTAATTTCACTGCTGATGTTACTAATGGTGTTGGTCCTTTGACTGTGCAGTTCACAGATACCAGTAGTGGTCCTACTAGTTGGAGTTGGGACTTTGATGGTGATGGAGTGATTGACAGTACTCTGCAGAACCCATCCTGGACTTACATTAGTACAGGTGTTTATAATGTGTCTTTGTTTGTGGGTAATGCTGTGGGTAACAGTACTCTGACTAAAACTGGTTTCATTAATGTGTTGGGGTCTGTTTTTAACTCTCGTACTAACAGTTCTTATGTTTCTATTCAGGGTGCTATTGATGATGTGAGTACCTTAGCAGGTGACATTATTATTGTTAATGTGGGTAATTACACTGAGAATGTGGTGGTTAACAAAAATTTAGTCTTAAGTGCGTTAGGGTTTGTGAATATTTCGGCATTGAATTCATCTTCTCCGGTGTTTTTGGTGACTGGTTCTGGTAGTGGGAGTACTATTGCTGGTTTTGTGATTTCTGGTGGTTCGTCTGGAATCTGTTTTGAAGATGCTTGTAACTGTACCATTGCCAATAACACTTTACAAAATAACCAGGAAGGAGTACTTATTCAGGGTGATTCTGATAATAACCTGGTTGAGGGTAATGTTATTAGAAATAGTACCTGGAATGGTGTTTTAATTTCTGGATCACTTAGTAATCAGAATCGGATAATTAATTCTGAGATTTCTGGTAATGGTCAGGGTATAACTTTATCTGGTGCTGTTAATAATCTGGTTTTGGGTAATAATGTTACAGGTAATGGTTGGGCTGGTATTTGGTTGTATGGTGCTTCGAATAATGTTATTGGGATCTTTAATGTTGTTTCGGGTAACATGGAAGGAATTGTGCTTCAGAATTATTCTATGTTTAATAATGTCACTGGAAACGTTATTCGGGATAATGCTTGGAATGGTGTTCTTGTTCCTGATGCATCCAGTACTGGTAACCGGATTGTAAATAACATTGAGGTTTCTGGTAATGATGTGGGTATCAAACTTTATTATGCTACATTGAACGTTGTAGAGGGAAATAACGTCACTGGCAATGATTGGGCTGGTATTTGGTTATATAATGCCACTTACAACACGATTGGTAATGCTAACACTGTTTCTGGTAATCAGGAAGGTATAGTGTTGCAGAATAATGCAAATAACAATGTGATTAGTGGAAATATTGTGAGAAACAATACCTGGAATGGTATACTTGTTCCGGATGTAACTAGCAACAACAACCAAATAATAAATAATACCGAAATTTCTGGAAATAATGTTGGTATTGACTTGTTCTATGCTATTGGTAACTCAGTGCAGGGTAACAATGTCACCGGTAATGATTGGGCAGGTATTTGGGTGTATAATGGTGTAAACAATACAATAACTAATGGAAACACTCTTTCCAGCAACCCTGAGGGGATATTCATTGAAGATAGTTCAAATATTGTTGTGAGTGGTAACAGTTTGGTGAATAACCTTCGTAATGGTGTTTACATCTCGAATAGTTCCTTGGTTCAGGTTACTGGTAATGGTAATATCTCAGGTAACCAGGTTGGTGTGGGTTTAGCTTCCTCATCCAATTGTCAGATTAGTAACAATACTGTATCTGGTAATGGATGGTTGGGTGTTTGGGCTAATAATGCTCATGACTCTACTATAATGGGTAACTTGATTTCTGCTAACGGCCAGGAAGGTGTTCTAATTGAGAATGGTGCTTATAATGTCACTGTGAGTCAGAATACTATCCGGAACAATACTTATCATGGAATTATTGTTGTGGGTGCTGATAACAACACCATAGATAACAACACGGAGATTTCTGGAAATAATATTGGGGTGCTTCTTCAGAGTGCTAGTGGGAATGTTGTTTCTTCTAATTTGGTGACGGGCAGTGGTTGGATTGGTGTTTGTGTGTTGGATACTTCCCTGAACAATCAGGTGTTGTCTAATAATATCACTGACAATCCGGTTGGTGTGCGTGTGGATACGGATAGTTCCAGTAATGTGGTTAATAATAACAGCATTACAGGTAGTCAGTATGGTTTGACCTATGCTGGAACCAACAACACACTCAACGCTACCAGTAACTGGTGGGGATCCAATGACGACCCAGCTTCACAGATACATGGAAACGTGAACTATACGCCATGGATTACACACTGA